A window of Desulforamulus hydrothermalis Lam5 = DSM 18033 contains these coding sequences:
- a CDS encoding peptidoglycan DD-metalloendopeptidase family protein, whose amino-acid sequence MSIQINKKFLAAALAIVLAVGAPGPGPAGAGLEELVTDGAYTLPAARPVAAVKQPAALAGSLPMEYRVRPGDTLWSIAGRCGLTVAELATANNINEAEILAVGRTLTIPGREVCYHLVAGGETLSHIAGQYGISLDELVKANHLANPHLIRQGDRLIIPVSGQPATALAGQAGKIQLGGWAWPVAGEITSSFGIRGDRPHEGIDIGAGAGATITAPERGRVVWAGPRGTYGLTVILDHGGGIRSLYAHCAKLLVQEGQTVERRQPIAEVGSTGRSTGPHLHMEILRQGIPLDPLMFLTDKLFV is encoded by the coding sequence ATGAGCATTCAGATAAATAAAAAATTCCTGGCGGCCGCCCTGGCCATTGTCCTGGCGGTTGGCGCCCCGGGGCCCGGGCCGGCCGGCGCCGGCCTGGAGGAACTGGTAACCGACGGGGCATATACCCTGCCGGCGGCCCGCCCGGTGGCAGCAGTTAAACAGCCGGCCGCCCTGGCCGGCAGCCTGCCTATGGAATACCGGGTGCGGCCCGGCGATACCCTGTGGAGCATTGCCGGGCGGTGCGGCCTTACGGTGGCTGAACTGGCAACTGCCAACAACATTAACGAAGCCGAAATATTAGCGGTAGGGCGTACCCTGACCATTCCCGGCCGGGAGGTTTGCTACCACCTGGTGGCCGGCGGGGAAACCCTCTCCCACATTGCCGGTCAGTACGGCATTTCCCTGGACGAGCTGGTTAAGGCCAACCACCTGGCCAACCCCCACTTAATCCGGCAGGGCGACCGGCTGATCATACCGGTATCCGGCCAACCGGCCACAGCCCTGGCGGGGCAGGCCGGCAAAATACAACTGGGGGGCTGGGCCTGGCCGGTGGCCGGCGAGATTACCTCCTCCTTCGGTATCCGGGGCGACCGCCCCCACGAAGGGATTGACATCGGTGCCGGGGCAGGCGCCACCATCACCGCTCCGGAACGGGGCCGGGTAGTCTGGGCCGGTCCCCGGGGCACCTACGGCCTGACGGTAATTTTGGATCACGGCGGCGGTATCCGCTCCCTCTATGCCCACTGTGCCAAACTGCTGGTGCAAGAGGGGCAAACCGTAGAACGCCGCCAGCCCATTGCCGAAGTGGGCAGCACCGGCCGTTCCACCGGGCCCCACCTGCATATGGAAATCCTGCGTCAGGGGATACCCCTGGACCCCCTGATGTTTCTTACAGACAAACTTTTTGTATAA
- the rpmE gene encoding 50S ribosomal protein L31, which translates to MKEKIHPNYNEVEVKCVCGNTFKTGSTKKEIKVEICSNCHPFYTGAQRQIEVGGRAEKFRKKYGLK; encoded by the coding sequence ATGAAAGAAAAAATTCATCCTAACTATAATGAAGTAGAAGTTAAGTGCGTGTGCGGCAACACTTTCAAAACCGGTTCCACCAAGAAGGAGATTAAAGTGGAAATTTGCTCCAACTGCCATCCCTTCTACACCGGAGCCCAGCGGCAAATTGAAGTAGGTGGCCGGGCCGAGAAATTCCGTAAGAAATACGGCTTGAAATAG
- a CDS encoding DUF1385 domain-containing protein translates to MSFQYGGQAVIEGVMMRGPDHRAVAVRRPDATIVIDEKPVGSLTRRFAFLKLPFVRGVVMLFESLMMGLEALAFSAEQAAGEEPEEKISKWEMFLTIAFSLGLAILLFIVIPTALTYYTAAAIQDNFIRNLVEGAIRLLIFLGYVAGVARLPDIRRVFMYHGAEHKVINAYEAGGRLTVEEVQKFSTLHPRCGTSFLLIVILIKVVIFSGVTASGLFGQIFFRILLLPVVAGVAYELLKLSGKYQDRGLCRIFIAPGLWLQKLTTREPDDSQVEVAIKAFKAVRKEGDINVS, encoded by the coding sequence ATGTCTTTTCAATATGGGGGCCAGGCGGTTATTGAAGGCGTGATGATGCGGGGGCCGGATCACCGGGCGGTGGCCGTGCGCCGGCCGGACGCCACCATTGTTATTGATGAAAAACCGGTGGGTTCCCTAACCCGGCGTTTTGCCTTTCTCAAACTGCCCTTCGTGCGGGGCGTGGTGATGCTGTTTGAATCCCTGATGATGGGCCTGGAAGCCCTGGCCTTTTCGGCCGAACAGGCGGCGGGGGAGGAACCGGAGGAAAAAATAAGTAAATGGGAAATGTTTTTAACCATTGCTTTTTCCCTGGGCCTGGCTATCCTGCTGTTCATTGTCATTCCTACCGCCCTCACTTACTATACCGCTGCGGCCATTCAGGATAACTTTATCCGCAACCTGGTGGAGGGGGCCATCCGCCTGCTGATTTTTCTCGGCTATGTGGCCGGGGTGGCCCGGCTGCCGGACATCCGGCGGGTGTTTATGTATCACGGGGCCGAACACAAAGTAATTAATGCTTACGAAGCGGGCGGCCGGCTGACCGTAGAGGAAGTACAAAAGTTCTCCACCCTGCACCCCCGCTGCGGCACCAGCTTCCTGCTTATTGTTATCCTCATTAAAGTGGTTATTTTCTCCGGCGTTACCGCGTCAGGTTTATTTGGCCAGATATTCTTTCGCATCCTGCTGTTGCCGGTGGTGGCCGGGGTAGCCTATGAGCTGCTTAAACTGTCCGGCAAGTACCAGGACCGGGGTCTCTGCCGCATCTTTATTGCGCCCGGCCTCTGGCTGCAAAAGCTGACCACCCGGGAGCCGGATGACAGCCAGGTGGAAGTAGCCATTAAAGCCTTTAAAGCAGTCCGTAAGGAAGGTGACATCAATGTTAGCTAA
- the prfA gene encoding peptide chain release factor 1 yields MLAKLQALEDKYLQLESQISDPAVMADRARWQQLVKSHSELGEVVDVFRRYKKARQDLQDNKQMLEEKLEPDFREMVELEIEELESKIEELEQKLKILLLPKDPNDEKNVIMEIRGGTGGEEAALFAGDLFRMYCRYAEKKGWRTEVIDANETDLGGFKEVTFVIEGKGAYSTLKFESGVHRVQRVPATESGGRIHTSAATVAVLPEAEEVDIEINPNDLRIDLFCASGPGGQCVNTTQSAVRITHLPTGTVVSCQDEKSQHKNKEKAMRVLRARLLDKAQEEQQKAIAGARKSMVGSGDRSERIRTYNFPQNRVTDHRIGLTLHRLESVLQGELDELIEALITTDQAERLKAEQ; encoded by the coding sequence ATGTTAGCTAAACTCCAGGCGCTGGAGGACAAATACCTGCAACTGGAAAGCCAGATCAGCGACCCGGCGGTGATGGCCGACCGGGCCAGATGGCAGCAACTGGTAAAAAGCCATTCGGAACTGGGCGAAGTGGTGGATGTGTTCCGCCGCTACAAAAAAGCCCGGCAGGATCTCCAGGATAACAAGCAGATGCTGGAAGAAAAACTGGAGCCTGATTTCCGGGAAATGGTTGAACTGGAAATAGAAGAATTAGAAAGCAAAATTGAAGAATTAGAGCAAAAGCTAAAAATACTGCTGCTGCCCAAAGACCCCAACGATGAGAAAAACGTCATCATGGAGATCCGGGGCGGCACCGGCGGCGAAGAAGCGGCCCTGTTTGCCGGCGACCTGTTCCGCATGTACTGCCGCTATGCCGAAAAGAAAGGCTGGCGCACCGAGGTGATTGATGCCAACGAAACCGACCTGGGGGGCTTTAAAGAAGTTACCTTTGTCATTGAAGGCAAGGGGGCTTACAGCACCCTGAAATTTGAAAGCGGCGTCCACCGGGTGCAGCGGGTGCCCGCCACCGAGAGCGGCGGCCGCATCCACACTTCTGCCGCCACGGTGGCCGTCCTGCCCGAGGCGGAAGAAGTGGATATTGAAATCAACCCCAACGACCTCCGCATCGACCTGTTCTGCGCCAGCGGTCCCGGGGGCCAGTGCGTCAACACCACCCAATCGGCGGTGCGCATTACCCACCTGCCCACCGGCACGGTGGTGTCCTGCCAGGACGAAAAGTCCCAGCATAAAAACAAAGAAAAGGCCATGCGGGTATTGCGGGCCCGCCTGCTGGACAAAGCCCAGGAAGAACAGCAAAAGGCCATTGCCGGCGCCCGCAAATCCATGGTGGGCAGCGGCGACCGCAGCGAGCGCATCCGCACCTACAACTTCCCGCAAAACCGGGTTACCGACCACCGCATCGGCCTTACCCTGCACCGCTTAGAAAGCGTTCTGCAGGGAGAATTGGACGAACTTATCGAAGCCCTCATCACCACCGACCAGGCCGAACGCCTGAAGGCGGAACAATAA
- the prmC gene encoding peptide chain release factor N(5)-glutamine methyltransferase, giving the protein MLIKEALQTGRQFLTWHNIPSAHLDARVLLSHVTGLDYTALLLQSRQPLTAEQQQQYRRLLDRRAYGEPVAYLTGHKEFMGLDFIVTPAVLIPRPDTELLAETALAHLRQQPGPLAADVGTGSGAIAVSLACLLPGLRLWAVDLSAEALAVARQNAQLHRVDHRITFLQGNLLAPLPPSLQGRLDVIAANLPYIPSGEIDGLMPDVKDYEPHLALDGGLDGLDLYRRLVPAAHRFLKPGGLLLMEIGPGQGEAACQMLPPEDWQAEVKHDLAGRRRLVTARKITRAQK; this is encoded by the coding sequence ATGCTAATAAAAGAAGCCCTGCAAACAGGCCGTCAGTTTTTAACCTGGCACAACATTCCGTCCGCCCACCTGGATGCCCGGGTGCTGCTCTCCCATGTGACCGGCTTGGATTACACCGCTTTGCTGCTGCAGTCCCGGCAGCCGCTGACCGCCGAGCAGCAGCAACAATACCGGCGCCTGTTGGACAGGCGGGCCTATGGCGAGCCGGTGGCTTACCTGACCGGGCACAAAGAGTTTATGGGCCTGGACTTTATCGTAACACCGGCGGTGCTGATCCCCCGGCCGGATACCGAGCTGCTGGCAGAAACCGCCCTGGCCCATTTGCGGCAACAGCCCGGCCCGCTGGCCGCCGACGTGGGCACCGGCAGCGGCGCCATAGCCGTCAGCCTGGCTTGCCTGCTGCCCGGCCTGCGGCTGTGGGCGGTGGACTTGTCGGCCGAGGCCCTGGCCGTCGCCCGCCAAAATGCCCAACTGCACCGGGTGGACCACCGGATAACCTTCCTGCAGGGCAACCTGCTGGCACCGCTGCCGCCGTCCCTGCAGGGCCGCCTGGATGTTATTGCCGCCAACCTGCCTTACATCCCCAGCGGCGAAATAGACGGCCTGATGCCGGATGTTAAAGATTACGAACCTCACCTGGCCTTAGACGGCGGCCTGGACGGCCTGGATCTTTACCGCCGGCTGGTGCCCGCCGCCCACCGTTTCCTGAAGCCCGGGGGCCTGCTGCTGATGGAAATCGGCCCCGGCCAGGGAGAAGCCGCCTGCCAAATGCTGCCTCCGGAAGATTGGCAGGCCGAAGTAAAACACGACCTGGCCGGCCGCCGGCGCCTGGTCACCGCCCGCAAAATAACCCGGGCGCAAAAATAA
- a CDS encoding sulfite exporter TauE/SafE family protein, with product MDFWFYFFSALGIGALHALEPGHGKSIMGAYLIMSRGRPRDAILLGLTSAVTHTLVIVVMAVLAHSAAAVALAGAPLPRERLELWLKLAAGIIIVPVGLRLLLRRNSACSCGCGTAGPARRFSGNLPDVLLLGFTNGLLPCPSALAVLLLSVSSGALASGLLLVLAFGVGGAVALIAVGLAFVKLSALAGNLFERGPWRLLPRLSGLLIALIGALTAYRALSQIVT from the coding sequence GTGGATTTTTGGTTTTATTTTTTCTCTGCCCTGGGCATCGGGGCGCTGCATGCCCTGGAGCCGGGGCACGGCAAAAGCATTATGGGGGCTTATTTAATTATGTCCCGGGGCCGGCCGCGGGATGCCATACTGCTGGGCCTTACTTCGGCGGTAACACACACGCTGGTAATTGTGGTCATGGCGGTGCTGGCCCACTCGGCGGCGGCCGTGGCCCTGGCCGGCGCCCCGCTGCCCCGGGAGCGCCTGGAGCTTTGGCTGAAACTGGCGGCCGGGATAATTATTGTGCCGGTGGGGCTGCGTCTGCTGCTGCGCCGCAACTCTGCCTGCAGTTGCGGCTGCGGGACAGCCGGGCCGGCGCGCCGGTTCTCCGGCAACCTGCCGGACGTGCTGCTGCTGGGTTTTACCAACGGCCTGCTGCCCTGTCCCAGCGCCCTGGCGGTGTTGCTGCTGTCGGTCAGCAGCGGCGCCCTGGCAAGCGGCCTGCTGCTGGTGCTGGCCTTTGGGGTCGGCGGGGCGGTGGCGCTGATAGCGGTGGGGCTGGCATTTGTTAAGCTGTCGGCCCTGGCCGGCAATTTGTTTGAGCGGGGGCCCTGGCGCCTGCTGCCCCGGCTGAGCGGCCTGTTAATTGCGTTAATCGGCGCCCTCACCGCTTACCGGGCCCTAAGCCAAATTGTCACTTAG
- a CDS encoding L-threonylcarbamoyladenylate synthase, whose translation MQHKDTQVWQLDARCPEPAVIDRAAAIIKAGGLVAFPTETVYGLGANGLDPAAVAGIYRAKGRPSDNPLILHVADRAMAHRLSHRLPPAAALLMETFWPGPLTLVVPRAGEIPRQVTGGLDTVALRMPDHPVALALIKAAGVPVAAPSANRSGRPSPTTARHVWADLQGRVDAILDGGPAGLGVESTVLDLTGPQPLILRPGGVTCEQLARLLPDVALDPAALGEKTASCQAPRSPGMKYIHYAPAAPLILFEGELPRVQQAMQRRAAELLAAGRRVGLLVSEETAAGWPGAAHLLTLGSRRNPARAAALLFARLRRFDRLPVDIILAEGIPGRGLGLAVMNRLRRAASEIVRC comes from the coding sequence ATGCAACATAAAGACACCCAAGTGTGGCAATTGGATGCCCGCTGCCCGGAGCCGGCCGTGATTGACCGGGCGGCGGCAATTATTAAAGCCGGCGGCCTGGTGGCCTTTCCCACCGAAACGGTTTACGGCCTGGGCGCCAACGGGCTTGACCCGGCGGCCGTGGCGGGCATCTACCGGGCCAAAGGCAGGCCCTCAGACAACCCGCTGATTTTGCATGTGGCCGACCGGGCCATGGCTCACCGCCTCAGCCACCGGCTGCCCCCGGCGGCCGCCCTTTTAATGGAAACCTTTTGGCCCGGGCCCCTTACCCTGGTGGTACCCCGGGCCGGGGAGATTCCCCGGCAGGTCACCGGCGGCCTGGATACGGTAGCCCTGCGCATGCCCGACCACCCGGTGGCCCTGGCCCTCATCAAAGCCGCCGGAGTGCCGGTGGCCGCCCCCAGCGCCAACCGCTCCGGCCGCCCCAGCCCCACCACCGCCCGGCACGTTTGGGCGGACTTGCAGGGGCGGGTGGACGCCATCCTGGACGGCGGCCCGGCGGGGCTGGGCGTGGAATCCACCGTACTTGATCTAACCGGCCCGCAGCCGCTGATCCTGCGGCCCGGCGGGGTTACCTGCGAGCAGCTGGCCCGCTTGCTGCCGGATGTGGCCCTGGACCCTGCGGCGCTGGGGGAAAAGACGGCGTCCTGCCAGGCGCCCCGCTCCCCCGGCATGAAATACATCCACTATGCGCCGGCGGCGCCCCTGATACTCTTTGAAGGAGAGCTGCCCCGGGTGCAGCAGGCCATGCAGCGCCGGGCGGCGGAGCTTTTGGCCGCCGGCCGGCGGGTGGGCCTGCTGGTCAGCGAGGAAACCGCCGCCGGCTGGCCCGGGGCAGCTCACCTGCTCACCCTGGGCTCCCGCCGCAACCCGGCCCGGGCGGCCGCCCTGCTGTTTGCCCGGCTGCGCCGGTTTGACCGGCTGCCGGTGGATATTATCCTGGCCGAAGGCATTCCCGGCCGGGGCCTCGGGCTGGCGGTAATGAACCGCCTGCGCCGGGCTGCCTCGGAGATCGTCCGCTGCTGA
- a CDS encoding manganese efflux pump MntP family protein — translation MDLFTLLALAVALGSDAFSLCVGIGMGGVNRRQIAVISLTVLVFHIVMPLLGWYVGGFLGSKVGRAAAYAGALLLVYLGLKMIREALQPGREEPRFVITNTAGLLLLSAGVSMDALSVGFTLGTRQVSLALAAGVIGLVAGAMTLAGLTLGKYVGGWLGDKAQLAGGIILAGIGIKLFF, via the coding sequence TTGGATTTATTTACCCTGCTGGCCCTGGCCGTAGCCCTGGGGTCAGATGCCTTTTCCCTGTGCGTGGGCATCGGCATGGGCGGCGTTAACCGCCGGCAAATTGCTGTCATCAGCCTCACGGTATTGGTCTTTCACATCGTCATGCCCCTGCTGGGCTGGTATGTGGGCGGTTTCTTGGGCAGCAAAGTGGGGCGGGCGGCTGCCTATGCCGGCGCCCTGCTGCTGGTTTACCTGGGCCTGAAAATGATTCGGGAAGCCCTGCAACCGGGGCGGGAAGAACCCCGTTTTGTCATCACCAATACCGCCGGCCTGCTGCTGCTGTCCGCCGGTGTCAGCATGGATGCCTTAAGCGTCGGCTTTACCCTGGGCACCCGGCAGGTTTCCCTGGCCCTGGCCGCCGGCGTGATCGGCCTGGTGGCAGGCGCAATGACCCTGGCCGGGCTCACCCTGGGCAAATATGTGGGCGGTTGGCTGGGCGACAAAGCCCAGCTGGCAGGGGGGATTATCCTGGCCGGTATCGGCATCAAGCTGTTTTTTTAA
- a CDS encoding low molecular weight protein arginine phosphatase, translating into MAKKILFVCTGNTCRSSMAEALARAAAAAMNRPDLQFSSAGILAWPGDQASAQAVEALAAQGIDLSQHRAALLTPELVQQADLVLTMTDSHRRHILRLVPAAAGKVFTLGEFAGRPGDVADPFGGSTDHYRRCAAELNTLICQALQKIDREPASS; encoded by the coding sequence ATGGCCAAAAAAATTCTTTTTGTTTGTACCGGCAACACCTGCCGCAGCAGCATGGCCGAGGCCCTGGCCCGGGCGGCGGCGGCAGCCATGAACCGGCCGGACCTGCAATTTAGCTCGGCCGGTATCCTGGCCTGGCCCGGCGACCAGGCCTCGGCACAGGCGGTGGAAGCCCTGGCGGCCCAGGGCATCGACCTGTCGCAGCACCGGGCGGCCTTGCTCACCCCCGAACTGGTGCAGCAAGCCGACCTGGTGCTGACCATGACCGACAGCCACCGCCGGCATATACTGCGCCTGGTGCCGGCAGCGGCCGGCAAAGTTTTTACCCTGGGGGAATTTGCCGGCCGGCCCGGCGACGTGGCGGATCCCTTCGGCGGCTCAACAGACCATTACCGCCGCTGTGCGGCAGAATTAAACACCCTGATTTGTCAGGCGCTGCAAAAAATTGACCGTGAGCCGGCGTCCTCTTAA
- the rpiB gene encoding ribose 5-phosphate isomerase B has protein sequence MTEMTVVIGSDHAGFAMKEQICRYLQEKGYTVEDVGCQGTASCDYPDFALAVGEKIRSGQCRWGILICGSGVGMAIAVNKVPGVRAANVFDPAIAALAREHNDANVLTLGARFLSLAQACQIVEKFITTAFAGDRHARRVQKIAEIEQKFC, from the coding sequence ATGACTGAGATGACCGTCGTAATCGGCAGCGACCATGCCGGCTTTGCCATGAAAGAACAAATTTGCCGCTACCTGCAGGAAAAGGGCTACACAGTGGAAGACGTGGGCTGCCAGGGCACCGCATCCTGCGATTACCCGGATTTTGCCCTGGCGGTGGGCGAAAAAATCCGCTCCGGCCAATGCCGCTGGGGCATCCTGATCTGCGGCAGCGGTGTCGGCATGGCCATCGCCGTGAACAAAGTGCCCGGCGTGCGGGCAGCCAACGTATTCGACCCGGCCATTGCCGCACTGGCCCGGGAACACAACGACGCCAACGTCCTTACCCTGGGCGCCCGCTTTCTCAGCCTGGCCCAGGCCTGTCAGATTGTGGAAAAATTTATCACCACCGCCTTTGCCGGTGACCGCCACGCCCGGCGGGTGCAAAAAATTGCCGAGATTGAGCAAAAATTTTGCTAA
- the glyA gene encoding serine hydroxymethyltransferase produces the protein MFKEPLLHSDPELARAIRLELQRQQRNIELIASENFVSPAVLEAQGSVLTNKYAEGYPGRRYYGGCEYVDIVENLAIQRAKQLFGADHANVQPHSGAQANFAVYFALLQPGDKILGMNLAHGGHLTHGSPVNVSGKYFNIVAYGVEEATGRINYDQVRQIALREKPKMIVAGASAYPRAIDFKLMGEIAQEAGAYLFVDMAHIAGLVAAGLHQNPVPYADVVTTTTHKTLRGPRGGMILCKEQYAQLIDKAIFPGSQGGPLMHVIAAKAAAFGEALRPEFKAYQQQIINNAQALANGLMQRGFNLVSGGTDNHLMLVDLRGTGITGKQAEQLLDEVHITCNKNAIPFDPEKPFVTSGIRLGTPAVTTRGFREADLDLVAEIIAITLRGQDNPAVKEKARAMVKDLCDKYPLY, from the coding sequence ATGTTTAAAGAACCACTGCTGCACAGCGATCCCGAACTGGCCCGGGCCATCCGACTGGAACTGCAGCGCCAGCAGCGCAACATTGAGCTGATTGCCTCGGAAAACTTTGTCAGCCCGGCCGTACTGGAAGCCCAGGGCTCGGTGCTGACCAACAAATACGCTGAAGGTTATCCCGGCCGGCGCTACTACGGCGGCTGTGAATATGTCGATATAGTGGAAAACCTGGCCATCCAGCGGGCCAAGCAGTTGTTCGGGGCAGACCATGCCAACGTGCAGCCCCATTCCGGCGCCCAGGCCAACTTTGCGGTGTACTTTGCCCTGCTGCAGCCCGGCGATAAAATCCTGGGCATGAACCTGGCCCACGGCGGCCACCTGACCCATGGCAGCCCGGTTAACGTTTCGGGCAAATACTTTAACATCGTTGCCTACGGCGTGGAAGAAGCCACCGGCCGCATCAACTACGACCAGGTGCGGCAAATTGCCCTGCGGGAAAAACCCAAAATGATTGTGGCGGGCGCCAGCGCTTATCCCCGGGCCATTGATTTTAAACTGATGGGCGAAATTGCCCAAGAAGCAGGGGCCTACCTGTTTGTGGATATGGCCCATATTGCCGGCCTGGTGGCCGCCGGGCTGCACCAGAACCCGGTGCCCTACGCCGACGTGGTTACCACCACCACCCACAAAACCCTGCGGGGGCCCCGGGGCGGCATGATTCTGTGCAAAGAACAGTACGCCCAGCTGATTGACAAAGCCATCTTCCCCGGCAGCCAGGGCGGCCCCCTGATGCACGTTATCGCCGCCAAAGCCGCTGCCTTTGGCGAAGCCCTGCGGCCGGAATTTAAAGCCTACCAGCAGCAAATTATCAACAACGCCCAGGCCCTGGCCAACGGCTTGATGCAGCGGGGCTTCAACCTGGTGTCGGGCGGCACCGACAACCACCTGATGCTGGTGGACCTGCGGGGTACCGGCATTACCGGCAAACAAGCCGAACAACTGCTGGACGAAGTGCACATTACCTGCAATAAAAACGCCATCCCCTTCGACCCCGAGAAACCCTTTGTCACCAGCGGCATCCGCCTGGGCACGCCGGCCGTTACCACCCGGGGCTTCCGGGAGGCCGACCTGGACCTGGTGGCGGAAATTATTGCCATAACCCTGCGGGGCCAGGACAACCCGGCCGTCAAAGAAAAAGCCCGGGCCATGGTGAAAGACCTGTGCGACAAGTACCCGCTGTACTAA
- a CDS encoding deoxycytidylate deaminase, producing MRPSWDEYFMQITRVVATRSTCLRRQVGAVIVKDNRILTTGYNGAPAGLAHCLEIGCLREQMNIPSGQRHELCRGLHAEQNALLQAAVHGIALAGATIYVTCQPCVMCAKMIVNAKLARVVIAGDYPDELARRILAEAGLHVEVSGGRFPA from the coding sequence ATGCGTCCTTCCTGGGATGAATACTTCATGCAAATTACACGGGTGGTTGCCACCCGTTCTACTTGTTTGCGCCGGCAGGTGGGGGCCGTGATCGTGAAAGACAACCGCATCCTCACCACCGGCTACAACGGCGCCCCCGCCGGCCTGGCCCACTGCCTGGAAATCGGCTGCCTGCGGGAGCAAATGAATATTCCTTCCGGCCAGCGCCACGAACTGTGCCGGGGCCTGCATGCGGAACAAAACGCCTTGCTGCAGGCCGCCGTCCACGGCATTGCGCTGGCCGGGGCCACCATCTACGTTACCTGCCAGCCCTGCGTCATGTGCGCCAAAATGATTGTCAATGCCAAACTGGCCCGGGTGGTCATAGCCGGGGATTACCCCGATGAGCTGGCCCGCCGCATCCTGGCCGAAGCGGGCCTGCACGTTGAGGTAAGCGGGGGGCGGTTCCCCGCCTGA
- a CDS encoding MazG-like family protein → MQTKTIALPKLNNLSPTLESTALKLMEEAGELAQAIGKLRGMSGEPTGRREQEVMELITKELLDVAQTAVSMMFVLEEHFGVDIEKARHQHIEKLVCKGYLSK, encoded by the coding sequence TTGCAAACCAAAACCATTGCCCTGCCCAAACTGAATAACCTCTCGCCCACCCTGGAATCCACCGCCCTTAAGCTGATGGAAGAAGCGGGGGAACTGGCCCAGGCCATCGGCAAACTGCGGGGCATGAGCGGCGAGCCCACCGGGCGCCGGGAACAGGAAGTAATGGAACTGATCACCAAAGAACTGCTGGACGTGGCGCAAACCGCCGTCAGCATGATGTTTGTGCTGGAAGAACACTTCGGGGTAGACATTGAAAAAGCCCGGCACCAGCATATCGAAAAACTGGTTTGCAAGGGCTACCTCAGCAAATAA
- the wecB gene encoding non-hydrolyzing UDP-N-acetylglucosamine 2-epimerase, producing MLKILTVFGTRPEAVKMAPLVQELNRRPDQIRSLVAVTAQHREMLDQVLQLFDIQPDYDLNIMQQGQTLYDVTVRALEGLKEVLIKSNPDLVLVHGDTTTTFVAALAAYYRQIPVGHVEAGLRTHNKYSPFPEEMNRHLTGALAEYHFAPTQQAMQNLLKENVNPDNIFVTGNTVIDALKATVKENYVFTDPLLNKIDFGRQRVLLVTTHRRENLGQPMREIYLALKEIAETYPDVAVVFPVHKNPAVRRVALEILGHLPRVHLIEPLQYEPFINLMQRCHLVLTDSGGLQEEAPALGKPVLVLRHTTERPEAVAAGTVKLVGTEREVVLAVTKQLLDNPQAYRAMAEAVNPYGDGQASRRIVDFLCYKFHLADRPPEEFWPQK from the coding sequence ATGCTTAAAATACTCACCGTTTTCGGCACCCGACCGGAGGCTGTCAAAATGGCCCCCCTGGTGCAGGAACTGAACCGCCGGCCGGATCAAATCCGTTCCCTGGTGGCGGTTACCGCCCAGCACCGGGAGATGCTGGATCAGGTGCTGCAACTGTTTGACATTCAACCGGACTACGACCTTAATATCATGCAGCAGGGGCAAACCCTCTACGATGTCACCGTGCGGGCCCTGGAAGGGCTGAAAGAGGTGCTGATCAAGAGCAACCCGGACCTGGTGCTGGTGCACGGCGACACCACCACCACCTTTGTGGCGGCCCTGGCGGCCTACTACCGGCAAATACCGGTGGGCCATGTGGAGGCGGGCCTGCGCACCCATAACAAATACTCCCCCTTCCCGGAGGAAATGAACCGCCACCTTACGGGCGCCCTGGCGGAATACCATTTTGCGCCCACCCAGCAGGCCATGCAGAACCTATTAAAAGAAAACGTCAACCCGGACAACATCTTTGTCACCGGCAACACCGTCATCGACGCCCTGAAAGCCACCGTTAAAGAAAACTATGTATTTACCGACCCGCTGCTGAATAAAATAGATTTTGGCAGGCAGCGTGTCCTGCTGGTGACCACCCACCGCCGGGAAAACCTGGGTCAGCCCATGCGGGAAATCTACCTGGCCCTGAAAGAAATAGCCGAAACCTACCCGGATGTGGCCGTTGTCTTCCCGGTGCATAAAAACCCGGCCGTCCGCCGGGTGGCGCTGGAAATCCTGGGCCACCTGCCCCGGGTGCACTTAATTGAGCCGTTGCAGTACGAGCCCTTTATCAACCTGATGCAGCGCTGCCACCTGGTGCTTACCGATTCCGGCGGCCTGCAGGAAGAAGCCCCCGCCCTGGGCAAACCGGTGCTGGTGCTGCGGCATACCACCGAACGGCCGGAAGCGGTGGCAGCAGGCACGGTCAAACTGGTGGGTACCGAGCGGGAGGTTGTTCTGGCTGTCACAAAACAACTGCTGGACAACCCGCAGGCTTACCGGGCCATGGCTGAGGCGGTTAATCCCTACGGCGACGGGCAGGCGTCCCGGCGCATTGTGGATTTCCTTTGTTACAAATTTCATTTAGCCGACCGGCCGCCGGAGGAATTTTGGCCCCAAAAATAA